The genomic segment CGACATAACATTTTCTTTCTACATGTAACAACCGACTGTAAAGGCTTTCTAAAGCGGTGTTTTCATGATATAATTGTAAAAAAAGGCAAACCTTTTGTCAATGTCTAATTAAGGGATCATCCCACTAAAGGAGAAATTGAATGACTTGGAAAATTGTAGCTGATTCAGGCTGTGATTATAGAACTATCGAAAACCTTGCTGTTGACACCTTATTTGAAAGTGTTCCTCTGACCATTCAAGTGGGCAATGAAATCTTTATAGATAATGCACAACTCAATATTGATGATATGATGAAAAAAATGTATGCCACTTCTTCTGCTTCAAAATCAGCCTGCCCTAGTCCAGATGACTACATGAAGGCTTTTGATGGCGCTTCAAATATTTTTGTGGTTACTATTACAGGAACCTTATCAGGAAGTCACAATAGCGCGCAAGTTGCTAAAAAACTCTATCTCGAAGAACACCCCGATGTGAATATTCATATTATTGATACTCTTTCTGCAGGCGGCGAGAATGACTTGATTATCAAAAAACTGAATTTTCTTATTGGTCAAGGTTTGAGTTATGAAGAAGTCGTGACAGAAATTACAGCCTATCAAACCAAGACAAAATTACTTTTCGTTCTTGCCAAAGTTGACAATCTCGTTAAAAATGGTCGACTAAGCAAATTAGTCGGAGCCGTTGTAGGATTACTTAACATCCGTATGGTAGGCGAAGCTAGCCAAGACGGGAAGTTAGAGTTACTTCAAAAGGCACGTGGTGCAAAAAAATCACTCATTGCAGCTTTTGATGAACTCATAAAAGCGGGCTATGCAGGTGGGCAAATCATTATTGCTCATCGAAATAATCTTAAGTTTTGCCAGCAATTTTCCGAAATGGTGCGAGAAAAATTTCCTCAAGCTGTTATTGAAGTTATTCCAACTTCTGGCCTGTGCAGTTTTTACGCCGAAGAAAATGGTCTCCTCATAGGTTATGAAATTCAATAATGTAACAAAAGGAATTAGACAGGTGACTATGAAACGAATATAATCTGAGAAGATTACGTATACGACGGAATAAAATTGAAAATTTTTAGCTCCTAGTTTCACTCCTGCAAAGGTTGAACCGTCTGAACGGATTAGCTCAGTAACCTCTATTACAAATACTTTGAGCAATAAACCACTGCGTCCTTGGTTTATTGCATCATATACTTTGAAACTGGGAATTTTCGTCCCAGTTTTTTTATAAGATAAATTGCAAAAAAAAGTGCAACAAATCTAAAATTCATCCATAAGAGCCTCAAATGCTGTTTTGTAACCTAAGCATTTTCTTGGACGGTGATTTATAGCAAGTAAAGCATTTACTAACGATTCATCAGTAATGTCGGTTAGATTAGTCCTCTTAGGAAAATATTCTCTAAGCAATCCATTTGAATTTTCATTACTTCCTCTTTGCCAAGATGAATAAGCGTCCGCAAAGTAAAAGTCTATTCCTAAAGCTTCCACTTGAGGATAACAAGCAAATTCTTTTCCTCTGTCTGATGTAAATGTTTTTAAAAAGTTCTTAGGAAAAATCTTCTGAAGTGTTTCTATGACTGAAAACATTGACCTAGCTGATCGGTCAGGTATTTTAAATGCCAGATAAAAACGTGTTTTTCGCTCTACAAATGTAGCCAAGCATCCTTTGCTTTTCCCTCTGGAAGAAACCATGGTATCTAATTCCCAATGACCGAAACTTTGCCTCCTCTTCACTTCTTTAGGTCGTTTGGAAATAGGTTTACCAATAATGAATTTCCCTCTCGTCTCATGGGGTTCACGTATTTTACCTTTTCGTCTTAACGTCTCTACACTAACTTCGAGTTGGCCATTATATATCCAATTATAAATCGTTTTAAACGATACGATTGGCTTATTTTCGTACTGATAACGCCCAAGAATCTGCTCGGGTGACCAGGATGCTTTTAAATGACGTTCTATATCTTTCTTCATCAGTGAAGTACATGCAGTTTTCCTTCCCTTAAGTCTAGATAATTCCTCATATTGCCTTTGTGCTTCTTCGGCAGAATATTTATTTGGACACCGTTTGATTTCTCGGCTAATTGATGAACGGTGAAAACCTAACTTAGTTGCAATATAGGACTGATTAAAACCTGCTTCAAGATATGCTTCTATCTTTAGCCGATCAATTATGGTAATATGTAAGTAGCTCATAGGATCTCCTCGTGTCTGTTTGTGTGCTTACTTACAGTTTACACGATTTGAGAACCTATGGGTTTTTGTTGCACTATATTTTACAATTTATCATAAATAAAGCAAACTAAAAACAATGAGCACACTAATCATGCTAAAAAGTGAGCCAATGAGGTAATATTCCGCAAAGGACTGGCTTTCAGAAATTTTATTATAGCGAGCAATTGACTTGGCGGTAAAAACTAAACCAATCGAGGCAAATTGTCCAAATACGAGGGACAAAGCCATAATATAACGCTCTAAAATCCCAATCATCGCACCTGCACCTGCTATGGTATCTTGATCATTTCCATTTGACTGATATTTGCTAAAGAAAAACTTAAATAAAATATTAACAGGTTTTCCAACGATAGCCAAAAGTAGAAACATCTGAGCTACTAGAACACTATTTTTAAGCCAAAGTGGATAGGTTTTACTCGCCAATACGGTATAAAATAGGAAAATGCAAATGAGATGAAGTAGTTGGTCAACGATAAAAGCTTGTTTGGTACATTTCTTTTTCTCTATAAAAATATTGAGCTTGTACTTCAAAAAGTCAATAACTACATGACTAAGCCAAACCGCAGCAAAATATAGGCTATTTTTGGGGAAAAAGACACTCAAAATCAGTAATGGAAGAAAAACGATGATCAAATGTAATATTAAATATGGGAATTTCCGACTTTTTAAGTCGGCTATTTTTTGACTCTGCCATTGAAAATCAGCTAAAACATGAGCTATCAACGTTAATAATAAGATTGGATTTTGCAGGAAGAAATCTGAAAACCCCCACAACTTAGACATACCTACTCTCCTCCTTTGCTATCTCTTTTAATATCTGATTCATAGCAACTCGTTTATTTCTGAGATAAATTTTTAGACCACTTGCCTTGATACGTTTATTAAAAGCACTTGGAGTAATAC from the Streptococcus constellatus subsp. constellatus genome contains:
- a CDS encoding DegV family protein — its product is MTWKIVADSGCDYRTIENLAVDTLFESVPLTIQVGNEIFIDNAQLNIDDMMKKMYATSSASKSACPSPDDYMKAFDGASNIFVVTITGTLSGSHNSAQVAKKLYLEEHPDVNIHIIDTLSAGGENDLIIKKLNFLIGQGLSYEEVVTEITAYQTKTKLLFVLAKVDNLVKNGRLSKLVGAVVGLLNIRMVGEASQDGKLELLQKARGAKKSLIAAFDELIKAGYAGGQIIIAHRNNLKFCQQFSEMVREKFPQAVIEVIPTSGLCSFYAEENGLLIGYEIQ
- a CDS encoding IS30 family transposase, with amino-acid sequence MSYLHITIIDRLKIEAYLEAGFNQSYIATKLGFHRSSISREIKRCPNKYSAEEAQRQYEELSRLKGRKTACTSLMKKDIERHLKASWSPEQILGRYQYENKPIVSFKTIYNWIYNGQLEVSVETLRRKGKIREPHETRGKFIIGKPISKRPKEVKRRQSFGHWELDTMVSSRGKSKGCLATFVERKTRFYLAFKIPDRSARSMFSVIETLQKIFPKNFLKTFTSDRGKEFACYPQVEALGIDFYFADAYSSWQRGSNENSNGLLREYFPKRTNLTDITDESLVNALLAINHRPRKCLGYKTAFEALMDEF
- a CDS encoding DUF3307 domain-containing protein translates to MSKLWGFSDFFLQNPILLLTLIAHVLADFQWQSQKIADLKSRKFPYLILHLIIVFLPLLILSVFFPKNSLYFAAVWLSHVVIDFLKYKLNIFIEKKKCTKQAFIVDQLLHLICIFLFYTVLASKTYPLWLKNSVLVAQMFLLLAIVGKPVNILFKFFFSKYQSNGNDQDTIAGAGAMIGILERYIMALSLVFGQFASIGLVFTAKSIARYNKISESQSFAEYYLIGSLFSMISVLIVFSLLYL